The Rhizobium tumorigenes genome window below encodes:
- a CDS encoding transposase — MDIIRDRKQVSRLEIVDSGRRRRFSDEAKLAIVAESLSAPRQVTVTAQRHGITRFQLNSWRKAAREGRLGNGSSEGFVPALVVPERTVPGGHL; from the coding sequence ATGGACATTATCAGAGACCGTAAACAGGTGAGCCGCCTTGAGATTGTGGACAGCGGTCGGCGCCGCCGATTCAGTGACGAAGCCAAGCTTGCGATTGTAGCAGAGAGCCTCTCTGCTCCCCGGCAGGTGACGGTTACAGCCCAGCGCCATGGGATCACCCGCTTTCAGTTGAATAGCTGGCGCAAGGCGGCGCGGGAAGGAAGACTTGGCAATGGTTCATCGGAAGGGTTTGTTCCAGCCCTGGTCGTTCCGGAACGCACCGTGCCAGGTGGACACCTCTAA
- the tnpA gene encoding IS66-like element accessory protein TnpA, which yields MAQAILLTGQERRRRWSPADRLEILEAAFAPGANVSEVARRFDVSTGLLYTWRRQALSAAVTDGPAFVPATVVGAAGGGDVVAATIAVDFANGTKVRISSGAPCDLAAAVMRALK from the coding sequence ATGGCACAGGCCATTTTGCTGACGGGTCAAGAACGGCGTCGTCGTTGGTCACCGGCTGATCGGCTGGAAATTCTGGAGGCAGCATTCGCGCCGGGTGCAAATGTGTCGGAGGTAGCGCGTCGTTTTGATGTTTCGACGGGGCTGCTCTACACGTGGCGCCGCCAGGCGCTGTCGGCTGCGGTGACGGATGGTCCTGCCTTCGTGCCCGCGACGGTCGTGGGTGCCGCGGGCGGTGGCGATGTCGTTGCGGCGACGATCGCTGTGGACTTTGCGAACGGTACCAAGGTGAGGATTTCGTCCGGGGCACCTTGTGATCTTGCCGCAGCAGTAATGCGAGCGCTCAAATGA
- the tnpB gene encoding IS66 family insertion sequence element accessory protein TnpB (TnpB, as the term is used for proteins encoded by IS66 family insertion elements, is considered an accessory protein, since TnpC, encoded by a neighboring gene, is a DDE family transposase.) — protein MIPISSSVRVWIASGHCDMRKGMQGLALIVQEGLGRDPFKGDVFVFRGKSGRLIKALWHDGIGLSLYAKRLERGRFIWPATEGGAIALTAGQMSYLLEGIDWRNPQQTWRPTSAG, from the coding sequence ATGATCCCGATCAGTTCGAGCGTGCGTGTTTGGATTGCGAGCGGCCATTGCGATATGCGCAAAGGGATGCAGGGTCTTGCTCTGATCGTGCAGGAAGGTCTGGGCCGTGATCCGTTCAAGGGGGACGTTTTTGTCTTCCGGGGGAAAAGTGGCCGGCTGATCAAGGCTCTTTGGCATGACGGAATTGGCCTTTCGCTATACGCAAAGCGGCTTGAGCGCGGCCGTTTCATTTGGCCGGCGACGGAGGGTGGAGCGATTGCGCTGACGGCTGGCCAGATGTCCTATCTGCTTGAGGGAATTGACTGGCGAAACCCGCAGCAGACATGGCGCCCGACGAGCGCGGGATAG
- a CDS encoding IS5 family transposase produces the protein MRGQPGFWDLDDRYERLSAVGDPLEKLNSIIPWAIFEKPLAKALKRSDGSKGGRPPFPSVLMFKILVLQALYNLSDDQAEFVIQDRLSFMRFLGLSLSQKVPDAKTIWLFRESLVRAGAIDNLFARFDKHLSRSGYLAKGGQIVDATIIQAPKQHNSQDEKDAIKAGEIPEDWKDKPARLAQKDRDARWTVKYSKAKRPTETPTSTTTDQHDIAIPMFGYKNHAGIDRAHGFIRGWTVTSASAHDGAQLRNVVTKDNTASTVWADTAYRSKTNEEWLQDNGLKSDIHQKKPKGKPMPEAMSRANGRRSKVRSAIEHVFARQKDKMKLFVRTIGISRARVKIGMANITYNMLRYVWLTGKPRTA, from the coding sequence ATGCGTGGGCAACCGGGCTTTTGGGATTTGGATGATCGTTACGAACGGCTGAGTGCCGTCGGCGATCCGCTGGAGAAGCTCAACAGCATCATTCCATGGGCGATATTTGAAAAACCTTTAGCGAAGGCGCTGAAGCGGTCCGACGGATCGAAGGGTGGACGTCCACCATTTCCGTCGGTTCTGATGTTTAAAATCCTGGTGCTGCAAGCGCTTTATAATCTCTCCGACGACCAAGCGGAGTTTGTTATCCAGGACCGGCTGTCGTTTATGCGTTTCCTTGGCCTTTCCCTTTCGCAGAAGGTGCCGGATGCCAAGACGATCTGGCTGTTCCGAGAGAGTTTGGTGCGTGCAGGTGCCATTGATAATCTGTTTGCCCGTTTCGACAAGCATCTCTCACGTTCCGGATATCTGGCCAAAGGCGGGCAGATCGTTGACGCCACGATCATCCAGGCTCCCAAGCAACATAACAGCCAGGACGAGAAAGACGCGATCAAGGCCGGCGAAATCCCTGAGGACTGGAAGGATAAACCCGCCAGGCTGGCCCAGAAGGACCGCGACGCGCGATGGACAGTGAAGTATTCCAAGGCGAAACGGCCAACGGAGACGCCGACGTCGACGACGACTGACCAGCACGATATTGCCATTCCAATGTTTGGTTACAAAAACCATGCAGGCATCGACCGAGCCCATGGCTTTATCCGGGGATGGACGGTGACGAGTGCGAGCGCCCATGACGGAGCCCAGCTTCGAAACGTAGTGACCAAAGACAATACCGCGTCGACGGTCTGGGCCGATACGGCCTATCGCTCCAAGACCAACGAGGAATGGTTGCAGGACAATGGCCTAAAGTCCGACATCCATCAGAAGAAGCCAAAGGGCAAACCCATGCCGGAGGCGATGTCGCGCGCCAACGGCCGTCGTTCGAAGGTCCGCTCCGCCATCGAACATGTCTTTGCGCGGCAGAAGGACAAGATGAAGCTCTTCGTGCGCACCATCGGAATCAGCCGAGCGAGGGTGAAGATCGGCATGGCCAATATCACCTACAACATGCTTCGCTATGTCTGGCTGACTGGAAAACCACGGACCGCATAA
- a CDS encoding plasmid pRiA4b ORF-3 family protein, whose protein sequence is MAGPLVRLKITLDDVDPLVMRRVVVPFRIRLDRLHEVLQEAFGWTNSHLYEFRIRDIGFGVPDGGFDGPIDARKETLLAAIEDIGAKSFKYLYDFGDGWTHTVKIEKVLPATAGFDDPFLLDVVGRCPPEDVGGPWGYEEFREAIADTNHERHHELVEWWGDAHYDPGDVDAANLRKNVEALAAKWKRRSRKKS, encoded by the coding sequence ATGGCAGGTCCTCTCGTTCGCTTAAAGATCACGCTCGATGACGTTGATCCCTTGGTGATGCGGCGCGTTGTCGTCCCATTCCGCATTCGGCTTGACCGGCTTCATGAGGTTCTTCAAGAGGCTTTCGGCTGGACCAACAGCCATCTGTATGAGTTCAGGATCCGTGACATCGGGTTCGGCGTGCCTGATGGCGGCTTTGATGGTCCCATCGATGCACGCAAAGAAACGCTTCTTGCTGCCATCGAAGATATCGGCGCGAAATCATTCAAGTATCTCTATGACTTCGGCGACGGCTGGACGCACACCGTGAAAATCGAAAAGGTTTTACCGGCGACCGCCGGCTTCGACGATCCCTTCCTGCTTGACGTTGTCGGACGATGTCCACCGGAGGATGTCGGCGGTCCGTGGGGTTATGAAGAGTTCCGCGAGGCCATTGCGGACACCAACCATGAGCGTCACCACGAACTAGTGGAATGGTGGGGCGATGCGCACTACGATCCTGGCGATGTCGACGCCGCCAATCTCCGCAAAAACGTCGAGGCCTTAGCTGCAAAATGGAAGCGCCGATCGCGAAAGAAAAGCTGA
- the tnpB gene encoding IS66 family insertion sequence element accessory protein TnpB (TnpB, as the term is used for proteins encoded by IS66 family insertion elements, is considered an accessory protein, since TnpC, encoded by a neighboring gene, is a DDE family transposase.) — MNPFPMGTTVKVWLATGYTDMRRGFPSLALQVQEILKHDPLSGHLFCFRGRRSDVIKIIWHDGLGACLFTRRLERGRFIWPNVEGGAVTISTAQLGSNHSKRLR, encoded by the coding sequence ATGAACCCGTTTCCGATGGGCACAACCGTGAAGGTTTGGCTGGCGACTGGCTATACGGACATGCGGCGCGGCTTTCCATCTTTGGCCCTTCAAGTGCAGGAAATCTTGAAGCATGACCCGCTGAGTGGTCACCTTTTCTGCTTTAGGGGTCGTCGTTCTGACGTGATCAAGATCATCTGGCATGACGGATTGGGCGCCTGCCTGTTTACCCGGCGGCTGGAACGAGGGCGGTTCATTTGGCCAAACGTGGAAGGTGGGGCGGTAACAATCTCGACAGCGCAGCTGGGCTCAAACCACTCCAAGCGGCTGCGTTAA